In Lates calcarifer isolate ASB-BC8 linkage group LG15, TLL_Latcal_v3, whole genome shotgun sequence, one genomic interval encodes:
- the pals2a gene encoding MAGUK p55 subfamily member 6a isoform X3 produces the protein MPRTAVNSDALLTSSLMPADAVRMIGIQKKAGEPLGVTFRVERGEMVIARILHGSSIDRQGMLHTGDIIREVNGREVGSNPHELQELLRDCSGSITLKVLPSYRDTPTPPQVYLKPHFNYNPTTDNLIPCKEAGLAFSKGDILHVVNKEDPNWWQARKVVGGATGLIPSQFLEEKRKAFVRRDWDAPGTGMLCGTRTTKKKKKKMMYLTAKNAEFDRYELQIYEEVAKMPPFQRKTLVLIGAQGVGRRSLKNRLIVMNPLRYGTTVPFTSRRPREEEKDGQNYCFVTREQMEKDIKESRYLEHGEYDGNLYGTKIDSIHEVVDMGRTCILDVNPQALKVLKTAEFMPFVVFIAAPELDTLRAMHKAVIDAGLTTKLLTENDLKKTVDESARIRRAYSHYFDLTIVNDNLDKAFDKLQEVVERLFIEPQWVPVSWVY, from the exons GGGGTGACGTTCCGCGTGGAGCGGGGGGAGATGGTGATTGCACGAATCCTGCACGGCAGCTCGATTGACAGGCAGGGCATGCTGCACACTGGGGACATAATCCGCGAGGTGAACGGTCGTGAGGTCGGCAGCAACCCCCATGAACTGCAGGAGCTGTTGAGGGACTGCAGTGGGAGCATCACACTTAAGGTCCTTCCCAGCTACAGAGACACGCCAACACCGCCACAG GTTTATCTGAAGCCACATTTCAACTATAACCCGACCACAGACAATTTGATACCCTGTAAAGAGGCAGGACTGGCCTTCTCCAAGGGAGACATCCTTCATGTAGTAAACAAGGAGGACCCCAACTGGTGGCAG GCGCGCAAAGTTGTTGGAGGAGCCACTGGTCTCATCCCCAGTCAGTTcttggaggagaagaggaaagctTTTGTGAGAAGAGACTGGGATGCTCCTGGTACTG GTATGCTCTGTGGAACTCGAactacaaagaaaaagaagaaaaaaatgatgtaCCTCACTGCCAAGAATGCTG AGTTTGACCGCTATGAGCTGCAGATCTACGAGGAGGTAGCCAAGATGCCGCCGTTCCAGAGGAAAACGCTGGTTCTGATTGGAGCCCAGGGAGTTGGCAGGCGGAGTCTGAAGAACAGACTTATTGTCATGAATCCTCTGAGATACGGAACCACTGTaccct TCACGTCACGGCGTcccagagaagaggagaaagatggaCAGAACTATTGCTTTGTAACGCGGGAACAGATGGAAAAGGACATCAAGGAGAGCCGTTACCTGGAGCACGGCGAGTATGATGGCAACCTTTATGGCACCAAGATTGACTCGATCCATGAAGTGGTGGATATGGGTCGCACCTGCATCTTAGACGTCAACCCTCAG gCCCTGAAAGTGTTGAAGACTGCTGAGTTTATGCCATTTGTGGTGTTTATTGCTGCTCCTGAGCTGGACACACTAAGAGCTATGCACAAAGCTGTAATAGATGCTGGACTTACTACCAAACTACTCACG GAGAACGATTTGAAGAAGACTGTGGATGAGAGCGCCAGGATCCGCCGGGCGTACAGCCACTACTTTGACCTGACTATTGTCAATGACAATCTGGACAAGGCCTTTGACAAGCTGCAGGAGGTGGTAGAGCGATTATTCATAGAGCCACAGTGGGTTCCAGTCAGCTGGGTCTACTGA